One part of the Lotus japonicus ecotype B-129 chromosome 2, LjGifu_v1.2 genome encodes these proteins:
- the LOC130737469 gene encoding probable xyloglucan galactosyltransferase GT17, with translation MFFRKPSPTSPLNSLPCTEKSESPKSKDTHHHINTTGLLKFTLFTSLLIAASCLLILYFKFSTPTTTVTAATTTTTKTTTTQCDGSGPFYIYPLPSRFNLGLLEHCQNLNIYTNMCPHVANNGLGQPLLNSAMNWYATHQFIAEMIIHSRLENHPCRTWDPDQALLFYIPFYGGLYASSVFREPDHGLRDALAVDLMDFVTNQQRRWWQRRGGEDHFLALGRTAWDFMRADGGADFGANILLNLPPVQNMSVLTVERQPWEGHNQNGIPYPSYFHPKTVDEMLTWQDRVRGLERPYLFSFVGGKRKGLEKAKVRDEIVKQCGESTRCELVQCGSGSSKCHSPMEVLGVMMKSQFCLQAPGDSFTRRSTFDSILAGCIPVFFSPHTAYTQYAWYLPEDKASYSVYIDEKEVSVGKKKIEEVLANVSTEKVKRMREVVVNLIPRLTYAHPNASDVGFKDAVDMLLQRLSHHVRGKILSSRSAVI, from the exons ATTGCTAAAATTCACTCTCTTCACATCTCTCTTAATCGCCGCTTCATGCCTCCTCATACTCTACTTCAAATTCTCCACCCCCACTACCACGGTTACCGCCGCCACAACGACAACCACAAAAACCACCACAACCCAATGTGACGGATCAGGCCCATTCTACATCTACCCTCTCCCCTCCCGCTTCAATCTCGGCCTCCTGGAACACTGCCAAAACCTCAACATATACACCAACATGTGCCCGCACGTGGCGAATAACGGGTTAGGTCAACCCCTCCTCAACTCGGCTATGAATTGGTACGCGACGCACCAATTCATAGCCGAGATGATCATCCACTCGAGGCTCGAGAATCACCCGTGCCGCACGTGGGACCCTGATCAGGCGCTCTTGTTCTACATCCCCTTCTACGGCGGCCTCTACGCCTCCAGCGTGTTCCGCGAGCCCGATCACGGGCTCCGCGACGCGCTGGCGGTTGATCTGATGGACTTTGTAACAAATCAGcagcggcggtggtggcagcggcgCGGCGGGGAGGACCATTTTTTAGCGCTGGGGAGGACTGCGTGGGATTTTATGAGGGCGGATGGTGGGGCCGACTTTGGAGCCAACATCCTCCTGAATCTGCCACCTGTCCAAAACATGTCGGTGCTGACAGTGGAACGACAACCTTGGGAAGGTCATAACCAAAACGGCATCCCTTACCCGTCGTATTTCCATCCCAAAACGGTAGATGAAATGCTGACGTGGCAGGACAGGGTGAGGGGATTGGAGAGGCCGTACTTGTTCTCGTTTGTCGGTGGGAAGCGCAAAGGGTTGGAGAAGGCTAAGGTTCGAGACGAAATTGTGAAGCAG TGTGGAGAGTCAACAAGGTGCGAATTGGTTCAATGTGGTAGTGGATCAAGCAAGTGCCACAGCCCAATGGAGGTGCTTGGTGTGATGATGAAGTCCCAGTTCTGCCTTCAAGCACCGGGTGACTCCTTCACAAGAAGGTCAACCTTCGACTCAATTCTCGCAGGTTGCATCCCTGTTTTCTTCTCACCACACACGGCGTATACGCAGTACGCGTGGTACTTGCCGGAAGACAAAGCCTCGTACTCTGTGTACATTGATGAGAAAGAAGTGAGTGttgggaagaagaagattgagGAGGTGCTTGCTAATGTTTCGACTGAGAAGGTGAAGAGAATGCGTGAAGTGGTTGTAAACTTGATCCCCAGGCTCACGTATGCACACCCCAACGCGAGTGATGTTGGGTTCAAGGATGCGGTTGATATGTTACTCCAACGACTGTCTCACCATGTTCGTGGCAAAATTCTAAGCTCTAGAAGCGCAGTGATTTA